A window of the Bradyrhizobium diazoefficiens genome harbors these coding sequences:
- the kdpA gene encoding potassium-transporting ATPase subunit KdpA, which translates to MTMIGWLQIILYCAIIVALTKPLGWYMTRVFNGEKTFLSPVLRPIEAGIYWISGVDEKREQHWLTYTVAMLLFHVGGFLIIYGVMRLQAVLPFNPAGQGAVAADLSFNTAISFITNTNWQTYGGESTISYLVQMVGLTHQNFLSSATGIALAVALIRGFSRASVRTVGNFWVDVTRTTLYVLLPICVVYTMFLVSQGIPQTLGDYVEATTLEGAKQTIAVGPVASQVAIKMLGTNGGGFFNANAAHPFENPTALSNFVQMLSIFALGAALTNVFGRMVGNQRQGWAILAVMGVLFVAGVAVTYWAEANGTSTLQALGLTGGNMEGKEVRFGIVASSLFAVITTAASCGAVNAMHDSFTALGGMIPLINMQLGEIIVGGVGAGLYGMLLFVVLAIFVAGLMVGRTPEYVGKKIEAREVKMAMLAILVLPLMYLGWTAVGVVYPPAVASMANAGPHGFTEVLYAYTSATGNNGSAFAGLTGNTLFYNLTLASAMFVGRFFMIVPAMAIAGSLAAKKSIPPSAGTFPTTGGLFVGLVVGVILIIGGLTFFPALALGPIVEHLAMNAGQVF; encoded by the coding sequence ATGACTATGATCGGTTGGCTCCAGATCATTCTTTATTGCGCTATCATTGTCGCGCTGACAAAGCCGCTCGGCTGGTACATGACGCGCGTGTTCAACGGCGAGAAGACGTTTCTCTCGCCAGTGCTGCGTCCCATCGAGGCCGGCATCTACTGGATTTCTGGCGTCGACGAGAAGCGCGAACAGCATTGGCTGACCTACACGGTCGCCATGCTGCTGTTCCATGTCGGCGGATTCCTCATCATCTACGGAGTGATGCGCTTGCAGGCCGTGCTGCCTTTCAATCCGGCCGGGCAGGGGGCGGTCGCTGCAGACCTCTCCTTCAACACGGCGATCTCCTTCATCACCAATACCAATTGGCAGACCTACGGCGGCGAGAGCACGATCTCTTACCTCGTGCAGATGGTCGGCCTGACGCACCAGAACTTCCTGTCATCTGCCACCGGCATCGCGCTCGCAGTCGCCCTGATCCGCGGCTTCTCGCGCGCTTCGGTCCGCACCGTCGGTAATTTCTGGGTCGACGTCACGCGCACCACTCTTTATGTGCTGCTGCCGATCTGCGTGGTCTACACGATGTTCCTGGTTTCGCAGGGCATTCCGCAGACGCTCGGTGACTATGTCGAGGCCACCACGCTCGAAGGCGCCAAGCAGACCATCGCGGTCGGCCCGGTGGCTTCGCAGGTCGCGATCAAGATGCTGGGCACCAATGGCGGCGGTTTCTTCAATGCCAACGCCGCGCACCCCTTCGAGAACCCGACCGCACTATCGAACTTCGTGCAGATGCTGTCGATCTTCGCGCTGGGCGCCGCATTGACCAACGTGTTCGGCCGCATGGTCGGCAACCAGCGCCAGGGCTGGGCGATCCTCGCCGTGATGGGCGTATTGTTCGTCGCCGGCGTCGCCGTCACCTATTGGGCGGAAGCCAACGGCACCTCGACGCTGCAGGCGCTGGGCCTGACCGGCGGCAACATGGAGGGCAAGGAGGTCCGCTTCGGCATCGTCGCGTCCTCGCTGTTCGCCGTGATCACCACGGCCGCCTCCTGCGGTGCTGTCAATGCCATGCATGACAGCTTCACCGCGCTCGGCGGCATGATCCCGCTGATCAACATGCAGCTCGGCGAGATCATCGTCGGCGGCGTCGGTGCCGGCCTCTACGGCATGCTGCTGTTCGTCGTGCTCGCGATCTTCGTCGCCGGTCTGATGGTTGGCCGCACGCCGGAATATGTCGGCAAGAAGATCGAGGCGCGCGAGGTCAAGATGGCGATGCTCGCGATCCTGGTGCTGCCGTTGATGTATCTCGGCTGGACCGCGGTCGGCGTGGTCTATCCGCCCGCCGTTGCCTCGATGGCGAATGCCGGTCCACACGGCTTCACCGAGGTGCTCTATGCCTATACGTCGGCAACCGGTAACAACGGCTCGGCCTTTGCGGGCCTCACCGGCAACACCTTGTTCTACAACCTCACGCTCGCCAGCGCGATGTTCGTCGGCCGCTTCTTCATGATCGTCCCGGCGATGGCGATCGCGGGATCGCTCGCCGCCAAGAAATCGATCCCGCCGTCGGCGGGCACGTTCCCGACCACCGGCGGGCTGTTCGTCGGTCTCGTCGTCGGCGTGATCCTGATTATCGGCGGCCTCACCTTCTTCCCGGCTCTCGCACTCGGCCCGATCGTCGAGCATCTCGCGATGAACGCCGGTCAAGTCTTCTGA
- the kdpB gene encoding potassium-transporting ATPase subunit KdpB translates to MDTMKLQKRAPMSAMLDPRIVVPAIRASFTKLDPRLMIKNPVMFVVEIVAALTTVIFLRDLVTGGANLGFTFQIILWLWFTVLFANFAEAVAEGRGKAQAESLRKTRTESQAKLLTGAGRDFKLVPGTSLKVGDIVLVEAGDTIPSDGEVIEGVASVNEAAITGESAPVIRESGGDRSAVTGGTQVLSDWIRVRITAAQGSTFIDRMIKLVEGAERAKTPNEIALNILLAGLTIIFVFATVTIPSYAAYAGGSISVIVLVALFVTLIPTTIGALLSAIGIAGMDRLVRFNVLAMSGRAIEAAGDVDTLLLDKTGTITLGNRQATAFRPARGVSERELADAAQLASLADETPEGRSIVVLAKEKYGIRGRDMAELGATFIPFTAQTRMSGVDAGGSSVRKGAVDAMLNYVGGGAPLAVASGNTARAIQPAGLSEIGREIQTIADEISKAGGTPLAVAKDGRLLGVIQLKDIVKGGIRERFAELRRMGIRTVMITGDNPMTAAAIAAEAGVDDFLAQATPEDKLKLIRDEQGKGKLVAMCGDGTNDAPALAQADVGVAMNTGTQAAREAGNMVDLDSNPTKLIEVVEIGKQLLMTRGALTTFSIANDVAKYFAIIPAMFLAFYPQLNVLNVMNLSSPQSAILSAIIFNALVIIGLIPLALKGVAYRAVGAGALLRRNLLIYGLGGIVIPFIGIKAIDLVVVALHLA, encoded by the coding sequence ATGGATACGATGAAATTGCAAAAACGTGCCCCGATGTCGGCGATGCTCGACCCCAGGATCGTCGTGCCCGCGATCCGCGCGTCCTTCACCAAGCTCGACCCGCGGCTGATGATCAAGAACCCCGTGATGTTCGTGGTCGAGATCGTGGCCGCGCTCACCACGGTGATCTTCCTGCGTGACCTCGTCACGGGTGGTGCGAATCTGGGCTTCACCTTCCAGATCATCCTCTGGCTCTGGTTCACGGTGCTGTTCGCGAATTTTGCTGAAGCCGTGGCCGAGGGCCGCGGCAAGGCGCAGGCGGAATCACTGCGCAAGACCCGCACCGAAAGCCAGGCCAAGCTCCTGACCGGCGCGGGCCGGGACTTCAAGCTCGTGCCGGGCACCAGCCTGAAGGTCGGCGACATCGTGCTGGTCGAGGCGGGCGATACCATCCCCTCCGACGGCGAGGTGATCGAGGGCGTCGCGTCCGTCAATGAAGCGGCCATCACCGGCGAATCCGCGCCGGTGATCCGCGAATCCGGTGGCGACCGTTCTGCGGTCACCGGCGGCACGCAAGTGCTGTCCGACTGGATCCGCGTCCGCATCACGGCGGCGCAAGGCTCGACCTTCATCGATCGCATGATCAAGCTGGTCGAGGGTGCCGAGCGGGCGAAGACGCCGAACGAGATCGCGCTCAACATCCTCTTGGCTGGCCTCACCATCATCTTCGTGTTCGCCACCGTTACCATTCCGAGCTACGCGGCCTATGCCGGCGGCTCGATCTCGGTGATCGTGCTGGTCGCGCTGTTCGTGACGCTGATCCCGACCACGATCGGCGCGCTGTTGTCGGCGATCGGCATCGCCGGCATGGACCGCCTGGTGCGCTTCAACGTGCTGGCGATGTCCGGCCGCGCGATCGAGGCCGCCGGTGACGTCGACACGCTACTGCTCGACAAGACCGGCACCATCACACTCGGCAACCGCCAGGCGACCGCGTTTCGTCCGGCGCGTGGCGTCAGCGAGCGGGAGCTGGCGGATGCCGCCCAGCTTGCCTCGCTCGCCGACGAGACGCCGGAAGGCCGTTCGATCGTGGTGCTCGCAAAGGAAAAGTACGGCATCCGTGGCCGCGACATGGCCGAGTTAGGGGCCACCTTCATCCCGTTCACGGCGCAGACGCGCATGAGCGGCGTCGACGCCGGCGGCTCATCGGTGCGAAAGGGCGCGGTCGATGCCATGCTGAACTATGTCGGCGGCGGCGCGCCACTGGCCGTGGCCTCCGGCAACACCGCGCGCGCCATCCAGCCCGCCGGGCTCTCGGAGATCGGGCGCGAGATCCAGACCATCGCGGACGAGATATCGAAAGCCGGCGGCACGCCGCTGGCCGTTGCCAAGGACGGCAGGCTGCTCGGCGTCATCCAGCTCAAGGACATCGTCAAGGGCGGCATCCGCGAGCGCTTTGCCGAGCTGCGCCGCATGGGCATCCGCACCGTCATGATCACCGGCGATAATCCGATGACGGCCGCCGCGATCGCAGCGGAAGCCGGCGTTGACGATTTCCTGGCGCAGGCAACCCCCGAGGACAAGCTGAAGCTGATCCGCGACGAGCAGGGCAAGGGCAAGCTGGTTGCGATGTGCGGCGATGGCACCAACGACGCTCCGGCGCTCGCGCAGGCCGACGTCGGTGTCGCCATGAACACCGGCACCCAGGCCGCGCGCGAGGCCGGCAATATGGTCGACCTCGACTCCAACCCGACCAAGCTGATCGAGGTGGTCGAGATCGGCAAGCAGTTGTTGATGACGCGCGGTGCGCTGACGACCTTCTCGATCGCCAACGATGTCGCAAAGTATTTTGCGATCATCCCGGCGATGTTCCTGGCGTTCTATCCGCAGCTCAACGTGCTCAACGTCATGAACCTGTCGAGCCCGCAGAGCGCCATCCTGTCGGCGATCATCTTCAATGCGCTCGTCATCATCGGGTTGATCCCGCTGGCCCTGAAGGGCGTCGCCTATCGTGCCGTTGGTGCCGGCGCACTGCTCCGCCGGAACCTCTTGATCTACGGCCTCGGCGGCATCGTCATCCCCTTCATCGGCATCAAGGCGATCGACCTCGTGGTTGTCGCGTTACACCTGGCCTGA
- the upp gene encoding uracil phosphoribosyltransferase produces the protein MSTSSVNVVAHPLVQHKLSLMREKDRSTKSFREILNEIGMLLGYEVTRDLPLELVEIETPISPMQAPKIAGKKLTLAPILRAGVGFLDGMLALMPSARIAHIGLYRDPDTLQAVEYYFKAPQDLSDRTVILMDPMLATGNSACAGASLLKDRGARDIRFVCLLAAPEGISKFQSEHPDVPVWTAAIDERLNDHGYIVPGLGDAGDRMFGTK, from the coding sequence ATGAGCACAAGCAGCGTCAACGTCGTCGCCCACCCCCTGGTCCAGCACAAGCTTTCCCTGATGCGGGAGAAGGACCGCTCGACCAAGAGCTTTCGCGAGATCCTGAACGAGATCGGGATGCTGCTCGGCTACGAGGTGACGCGCGACCTGCCGCTGGAGCTGGTCGAGATCGAAACGCCGATCTCGCCGATGCAGGCGCCAAAGATCGCCGGCAAGAAGCTCACGCTGGCGCCGATCCTGCGCGCGGGCGTCGGCTTCCTCGACGGCATGCTGGCGCTGATGCCATCGGCCCGCATCGCCCATATCGGGCTCTACCGCGACCCCGATACATTGCAGGCCGTGGAATATTACTTCAAGGCGCCGCAGGACCTGTCCGATCGCACCGTGATCCTGATGGACCCGATGCTGGCGACGGGAAATTCGGCCTGCGCCGGCGCCTCCCTGCTCAAGGACCGCGGCGCCCGCGATATCCGCTTCGTCTGCCTTCTGGCGGCGCCCGAGGGCATCTCGAAATTCCAGAGCGAGCATCCAGACGTGCCGGTCTGGACCGCCGCCATCGACGAGCGGCTCAACGATCACGGCTACATCGTGCCGGGCCTGGGCGATGCCGGCGACCGGATGTTCGGCACCAAGTAG
- a CDS encoding K(+)-transporting ATPase subunit F yields MIFDDALAGAVSFGLLIYLTYALLRPERF; encoded by the coding sequence ATGATCTTCGATGATGCGCTCGCCGGTGCCGTCTCGTTCGGCCTCCTGATCTACCTCACCTACGCACTGCTGCGGCCGGAACGATTCTGA